From Danaus plexippus chromosome 11, MEX_DaPlex, whole genome shotgun sequence, the proteins below share one genomic window:
- the LOC133319032 gene encoding cuticle protein-like yields MFSRLVALCAVVAVSSAGLLPAAVHYSPASAVSSQSIVRHDQPQAHVAKLAVVAPVAYHAAPAPVVYHAAPAPVAYHAAPAPVSYHAAPVAKLVAQPEEIAYPKYEYSYSVADGHSGDNKQQQESRDGDVVKGSYSFHEADGSIRSVEYSADDKNGFNAVVHNSAPTAAPALIKAAPLVLKAPVYAAPAPHYYHHYKRNYIIQYSVANTTILKMFSRLVALCAVVAVSSAGLLPAAVHYSPASAVSSQSILRHDQPQAHFAKLAVAAPVAYHAAPAPVAYHAAPAPVVYHAAPAPVAYHSAPAPVSYHAAPVAKLVAQPEEIAYPKYEYSYSVADGHSGDNKQQQESRDGDVVKGSYSFHEADGSIRSVEYSSDDKNGFNAVVHNSAPTAAPALIKAAPLVLKAPVYAAPVPHYFHH; encoded by the exons atgttctcTCGT TTGGTAGCTCTTTGCGCTGTTGTAGCGGTGTCGTCAGCTGGTCTCCTGCCAGCAGCCGTACACTACTCCCCAGCCTCCGCCGTCTCTTCTCAGAGCATCGTACGTCATGACCAGCCTCAAGCACATGTCGCTAAATTAGCCGTCGTAGCTCCAGTTGCCTACCACGCTGCCCCTGCCCCCGTCGTCTACCACGCTGCCCCTGCCCCAGTCGCCTACCACGCTGCCCCTGCCCCAGTCTCCTACCACGCTGCCCCCGTCGCTAAACTTGTAGCTCAACCCGAAGAAAtc GCCTACCCCAAATACGAGTACTCTTACTCCGTTGCTGACGGACACAGTGGAGACAACAAACAACAGCAGGAGTCCCGCGACGGTGATGTTGTGAAGGGATCCTACTCATTCCATGAAGCTGACGGCTCCATCAGGTCTGTGGAATACAGCGCTGACGACAAGAACGGTTTCAACGCGGTTGTACACAACTCCGCTCCCACCGCCGCGCCCGCCCTCATCAAGGCTGCCCCACTTGTACTCAAGGCTCCCGTCTACGCTGCCCCTGCACCCCACTACTACCATcacta caAAAGAAACTACATCATTCAGTACTCTGTTGCtaatacaacaatattaaaaatgttctcTCGT TTGGTAGCTCTTTGCGCTGTTGTGGCGGTGTCGTCAGCTGGTCTACTGCCAGCAGCCGTACACTACTCCCCAGCCTCCGCCGTCTCTTCTCAGAGCATCTTACGTCATGACCAGCCTCAAGCACATTTCGCCAAATTAGCCGTTGCAGCTCCAGTTGCCTACCACGCTGCCCCTGCTCCAGTCGCCTACCACGCTGCCCCTGCCCCCGTCGTCTACCACGCTGCCCCTGCCCCAGTCGCCTACCACTCTGCCCCTGCCCCAGTCTCCTACCATGCTGCCCCCGTCGCTAAACTTGTAGCTCAACCCGAAGAAatt gCCTACCCCAAATACGAGTACTCTTACTCCGTTGCTGACGGACACAGCGGAGACAACAAACAACAGCAGGAGTCCCGCGACGGTGATGTTGTAAAGGGATCCTACTCATTCCATGAAGCTGACGGCTCCATCAGGTCTGTGGAATACAGCTCTGACGACAAGAACGGTTTCAACGCAGTAGTACACAACTCCGCTCCCACAGCCGCGCCCGCCCTCATCAAGGCTGCCCCACTTGTACTCAAGGCTCCCGTCTACGCTGCCCCTGTACCCCACTACTTCCATcactaa